Proteins encoded by one window of Candidatus Polarisedimenticolia bacterium:
- a CDS encoding CBS domain-containing protein has translation MAFPDELLVEAVERMSRHDVGRLPVVAREDPFRLEGYLGRTGMIAAWTKGLDEETRREHGWLSRRVRITLRKARARRRRAS, from the coding sequence GTGGCCTTCCCCGACGAGCTCCTGGTCGAAGCCGTCGAACGGATGTCGCGCCACGACGTGGGACGCCTGCCGGTGGTCGCCCGCGAAGATCCTTTCCGTCTCGAAGGCTATCTGGGCCGCACCGGAATGATCGCGGCCTGGACGAAAGGACTCGACGAGGAGACGCGGCGCGAGCATGGCTGGCTCAGCCGCCGAGTCCGGATCACCCTCCGCAAGGCGCGCGCCCGGCGGCGGCGTGCCTCCTGA